In one Pirellulaceae bacterium genomic region, the following are encoded:
- a CDS encoding thioesterase domain-containing protein translates to MTNDLVIHDWLQNRIANLLNVPSESLDADVSFLELGVDSLSLVNIAGELAEMLGQDVSADEVWENDTIRLLSTHLESESPQIHGATDQTTVTNPYLSTTATRSTVRPIQPNGNRPPLFVGQSIVGGFNLYNHMLTYLDKSQPTYGLKAPEEKNQTIEQAAKTIIDGLRAVQRKGPYHLCGYCFGGLLMFEVARQLQQDGEEIGLLVLIDPPFPKPFQHKSELGRLLTLGVRLQQCLKLPLFLAQESIQQPKSLIARLRRRWSYLVYRLQHLLTATVRNDLSFLASEHFGQADVTSSVKAANAYRPGVMSGPVTLIHSREFAVTHTIEHHHWQNVVQSKCEYLVVPGLHEHVLNKESGQQIGTILNERLADH, encoded by the coding sequence ATGACAAATGATTTAGTCATCCATGATTGGCTACAGAATCGTATCGCAAACCTCCTAAATGTTCCCTCTGAGTCTCTCGACGCCGACGTCAGCTTTTTGGAACTGGGCGTCGACTCGCTGTCACTCGTCAACATAGCAGGGGAACTCGCCGAAATGCTCGGACAAGATGTTTCCGCTGACGAAGTCTGGGAAAATGACACCATTCGACTGTTATCCACCCATTTGGAAAGTGAATCTCCCCAAATCCACGGTGCGACGGATCAGACAACGGTTACGAATCCCTATCTCTCTACGACCGCAACCCGTTCCACAGTACGCCCAATTCAACCCAATGGCAATCGACCACCGCTATTCGTCGGCCAAAGTATTGTGGGTGGGTTTAACCTCTACAATCACATGTTGACCTACCTGGACAAATCACAACCGACTTATGGGCTCAAAGCTCCTGAAGAAAAAAACCAAACAATTGAACAGGCTGCAAAAACCATCATTGATGGTTTAAGAGCAGTTCAACGCAAAGGACCTTACCACCTTTGCGGCTATTGTTTCGGCGGGTTATTGATGTTTGAGGTTGCTCGTCAACTTCAACAAGATGGCGAAGAGATTGGACTTCTGGTCTTGATCGATCCTCCATTCCCGAAACCTTTCCAACACAAATCAGAGCTCGGAAGATTGTTGACTTTAGGTGTTCGGTTGCAGCAATGTCTAAAGCTGCCACTTTTTCTGGCCCAAGAATCGATACAGCAACCGAAATCACTGATTGCGCGATTACGACGCCGTTGGTCCTACCTCGTTTATCGCCTCCAACACCTACTTACCGCGACAGTCAGGAACGACTTAAGCTTTCTCGCGAGCGAGCATTTTGGGCAAGCAGATGTTACATCCAGCGTGAAAGCTGCTAACGCCTACAGGCCCGGCGTCATGAGCGGCCCTGTAACCTTGATACACAGTCGAGAATTCGCCGTTACCCACACCATTGAACATCATCATTGGCAAAATGTCGTTCAATCCAAATGTGAATATTTAGTAGTCCCCGGACTTCATGAACATGTTTTGAATAAAGAGTCAGGGCAGCAGATCGGAACGATCCTTAACGAACGTCTAGCAGACCATTGA
- a CDS encoding fatty acyl-AMP ligase, which translates to MLRSHLKSPSDCQQICFLIDGEEQESIQTYSELLESVMCMAGALRGLNLVGERVQIVLPAGLSYLHAMLACMWIGAIAIPLSVPRPKRHHNRLTRVAQNAEACAMITSEATMAARSQLFSSFEENNQCSILTCEQLALGGPCSKPTPHTDTAYLQYTSGSTQDPKGVIVTHDNLLANCRAIALASDCGPEDIIVSWLPLFHDMGLVGGLFVSLFCGCPFVFMSPEAFVMKPARWLRAISKYRGTISPAPNFAYDLCSQKVDSDQRVELDLSSWRVAWNGAETVRDSSIELFIESFSSCGFAAESMRPCYGLAESTLLVSSTPLNQRPTFKFVSREALRDGEVIDDPAGQALVSCGIPADKTKIQIVDPNNRQPLPPNSLGEIWVSGDSVTPGYWNNSKVSEQTYCQQPLDNPDQYLATGDLGFVCDGELYIAGRVKDIMILDGRNLYPEDLEAIAEQVDATKLRGCVIAFSVQGERSERVILVVAIYERHPEIAAIRDLEQQIRTAISCHADIPISEVVFVRPRTLPKTSSGKKQRQECRDMYRSNSLEMLPNDK; encoded by the coding sequence GTGCTGCGCAGTCACTTGAAAAGCCCGTCGGACTGTCAACAAATCTGCTTTCTGATCGATGGTGAGGAACAAGAATCGATCCAGACCTACAGCGAGCTACTAGAAAGCGTGATGTGCATGGCGGGTGCCTTAAGAGGTCTTAATCTTGTGGGTGAGCGGGTTCAGATAGTTCTCCCCGCTGGCCTCAGCTACCTGCATGCCATGCTTGCCTGTATGTGGATTGGGGCGATTGCCATACCACTCAGCGTTCCTCGCCCCAAACGCCACCACAACCGATTGACGCGGGTCGCGCAGAATGCGGAAGCGTGCGCCATGATCACCTCCGAAGCAACCATGGCCGCACGGTCGCAATTATTTTCCAGCTTTGAAGAAAACAACCAGTGTTCGATATTAACGTGTGAACAGTTGGCTTTGGGCGGTCCATGTTCAAAACCGACACCCCATACGGATACCGCCTATCTACAGTACACATCAGGATCGACCCAAGATCCGAAGGGTGTTATTGTCACTCATGACAACCTACTTGCGAATTGTCGTGCCATCGCTTTGGCATCCGACTGTGGGCCAGAAGACATCATTGTCTCTTGGTTACCGTTATTTCATGACATGGGTCTGGTGGGAGGGTTATTCGTATCGCTCTTCTGCGGCTGTCCATTTGTATTCATGAGCCCGGAAGCATTCGTCATGAAGCCCGCTCGATGGCTACGAGCGATTTCAAAATATCGCGGGACAATTTCGCCAGCTCCTAATTTTGCGTACGACCTTTGCAGTCAAAAAGTCGACAGCGATCAGCGAGTTGAACTCGACCTTTCATCCTGGCGAGTTGCCTGGAACGGAGCTGAAACGGTTCGCGATTCTTCCATCGAGCTATTCATCGAAAGCTTTTCCTCTTGTGGCTTTGCCGCTGAGTCGATGCGTCCATGCTATGGACTGGCAGAGTCAACCTTATTGGTAAGCAGTACACCGCTGAATCAACGACCAACCTTCAAATTCGTGAGTCGCGAAGCATTACGAGACGGCGAGGTGATCGATGATCCTGCGGGCCAGGCCCTTGTAAGCTGCGGCATACCAGCGGACAAAACGAAGATACAAATTGTGGATCCAAACAATCGCCAACCCTTGCCTCCGAACAGCTTGGGAGAGATTTGGGTTTCAGGAGACAGTGTGACTCCCGGTTATTGGAACAACTCCAAGGTGAGCGAACAGACTTACTGCCAACAGCCATTGGATAACCCTGACCAGTATCTCGCAACCGGCGATCTTGGGTTTGTTTGCGATGGCGAATTGTACATTGCTGGACGCGTTAAGGACATCATGATTCTGGATGGAAGAAATTTGTACCCAGAGGACCTTGAAGCAATTGCCGAGCAGGTGGACGCAACGAAACTGAGAGGTTGTGTCATCGCCTTTAGCGTTCAGGGAGAGCGATCTGAACGTGTCATCTTAGTGGTCGCGATCTACGAACGTCATCCCGAGATCGCTGCGATTCGAGATCTGGAGCAACAGATAAGGACCGCGATAAGTTGCCACGCCGACATTCCAATTAGTGAGGTTGTTTTCGTTCGACCCCGCACCCTACCAAAGACCAGCAGTGGAAAAAAACAAAGACAAGAGTGTCGCGATATGTATCGAAGTAACAGCTTGGAGATGCTACCCAATGACAAATGA